Proteins from one Pseudomonas grandcourensis genomic window:
- the gcbA gene encoding diguanylate cyclase GcbA: MTEPEDPSRERLKHHFAQRVIHQARQILEIWQRLQRSEWSTADLSELSEANLRLLRFAERFEQPEHTQLARHIGQSLEAVDANRGRLSSGLITDLNRLMQRLSRTGLRHGDQLDQTFLPPLRKPIYIVLQDHDRAERLAKQLEFFGLSAQSLDSVDAFRSSMVERLPAAIVMDVDFSGAGVGLKLAAEAQEGLDHQLPLLFFSLHETDTPTRLAAVRAGGQEFLTGTLEASSLLEKIEVLTCVAQYEPFKVLIIDDSRAQALHTERLLNSAGIVTRTLIEPIQAMAELADFQPDLIILDMYMPACTGTELAKVIRHNDRYVSVPIIYLSAEDDLDKQLDAMSEGGDDFLTKPIKPRHLITTVRNRAARARNLKARMVRDSLTGLYNHTHILQLLEDCSFRARRESKPLSFAMLDIDHFKRVNDSHGHPMGDRVIKSLALFLKQRLRKTDFIGRYGGEEFAIVMPDTDIDAAYKVLDEIRQRFAEIHYPAQPEDLWCTFSAGVVELCESSDSLMMASQADEALYRAKHGGRNRVQAARTSKQSATFLSESTDTVISL, from the coding sequence ATGACCGAGCCAGAAGACCCCAGCCGCGAGCGCCTCAAGCACCACTTTGCCCAGCGGGTAATTCATCAGGCTCGTCAGATTCTTGAGATATGGCAGCGCCTGCAACGCAGTGAGTGGTCCACCGCCGACCTTTCGGAACTGAGCGAGGCCAATCTGCGCCTACTGCGTTTCGCCGAGCGTTTCGAACAACCGGAACACACGCAACTGGCACGCCACATCGGTCAGTCCCTGGAGGCGGTCGACGCCAATCGCGGACGCCTGAGCAGCGGCCTGATCACCGACCTCAATCGCTTGATGCAGCGTCTATCACGCACCGGTCTGCGCCATGGCGACCAACTCGATCAAACCTTCCTGCCACCGCTGCGCAAGCCCATCTATATAGTGTTACAGGATCACGACCGTGCCGAGCGCTTGGCCAAACAACTGGAATTCTTCGGCCTCAGCGCCCAGTCCCTGGACAGCGTAGACGCGTTTCGCTCATCGATGGTCGAGCGCCTGCCGGCGGCAATTGTCATGGACGTGGATTTCAGTGGCGCCGGCGTCGGCCTGAAACTGGCCGCCGAAGCCCAGGAAGGCCTCGATCATCAGCTGCCGCTGCTGTTCTTCAGCCTGCACGAAACCGACACCCCGACCCGCCTGGCCGCCGTGCGTGCCGGCGGCCAGGAGTTCCTCACCGGCACCCTCGAAGCGTCGAGCCTGCTGGAGAAGATCGAAGTCCTGACCTGCGTTGCCCAGTACGAACCTTTTAAAGTGCTGATCATCGACGACTCCCGCGCCCAAGCCCTGCACACCGAGCGCCTGCTCAACAGCGCCGGGATCGTCACCCGGACCTTGATCGAGCCGATCCAGGCCATGGCCGAACTGGCGGATTTCCAGCCGGACCTGATCATTCTCGACATGTACATGCCAGCCTGCACCGGTACGGAACTGGCCAAGGTGATCCGCCATAACGACCGTTACGTCAGCGTGCCGATCATTTACCTGTCGGCCGAAGACGACCTGGACAAGCAACTCGACGCCATGAGCGAGGGTGGCGATGACTTCCTGACCAAACCAATCAAGCCCCGGCACCTGATCACCACCGTGCGCAACCGTGCGGCACGGGCCCGCAACCTCAAGGCCCGGATGGTCCGCGACAGCCTCACCGGCCTGTACAACCACACGCACATCCTGCAATTGCTCGAAGACTGCTCGTTCCGCGCCCGTCGCGAAAGCAAGCCGCTGAGCTTTGCCATGCTCGACATCGACCACTTCAAACGGGTCAACGACAGCCACGGCCACCCCATGGGCGACCGGGTGATCAAGAGCCTGGCGCTGTTTCTCAAGCAACGCCTGCGCAAAACCGACTTCATCGGCCGCTACGGTGGCGAAGAATTCGCCATCGTCATGCCGGACACCGATATCGATGCGGCCTACAAGGTGCTCGATGAAATCCGTCAGCGTTTTGCCGAAATTCACTACCCCGCGCAACCCGAGGATCTGTGGTGCACCTTCAGCGCCGGAGTGGTTGAGCTTTGCGAAAGCTCCGACAGCCTGATGATGGCCAGCCAGGCGGACGAAGCGCTGTACCGCGCCAAACACGGCGGACGCAATCGCGTCCAGGCTGCGCGGACATCAAAGCAAAGTGCCACTTTTTTATCGGAATCAACCGATACGGTCATAAGCCTGTAA
- a CDS encoding DUF2333 family protein, whose translation MLDWKNRTDSAPERAAEPKSETRSYLGGLLFSRALATLLGIYLLVASVLGWYWSQEPALFPVQQTAQLAAEKEGRQMVVGYTTVETLKTVAGTLLTKPGGYISNDRFPPGLWMDNMPSWEYGVLVQVRDLSRALRKDFARSQSQSAEDADLAKAEPRFNFDNKSWVLPSSESEYQEGINSLSRYQARLSDPNQKSALFYARADNLNNWLGDVGTRLGSLSQRLSASVGRVKLNTALKTEVVMPGVAPQVDEEIVETPWLQIDNVFYEARGQAWALSHLLRAIEVDFADVLAKKNATVSVRQIIRELEASQEPVWSPMILNGSGFGVLANHSLVMANYISRANAAVIDLRQLLNQG comes from the coding sequence ATGCTGGACTGGAAGAACCGCACAGACAGTGCGCCTGAACGTGCCGCTGAACCGAAGTCGGAGACCCGCAGTTACCTGGGCGGTCTGTTGTTCAGCCGGGCGCTGGCCACTCTGCTGGGCATCTACCTGTTGGTGGCGAGTGTCCTGGGCTGGTACTGGAGCCAGGAGCCGGCGCTGTTCCCGGTCCAGCAAACCGCTCAACTGGCGGCCGAGAAAGAAGGCAGGCAGATGGTTGTCGGCTACACCACGGTGGAAACTCTCAAGACCGTCGCCGGCACTTTGCTGACCAAGCCGGGCGGCTATATTTCCAACGACCGATTCCCGCCAGGCCTGTGGATGGACAACATGCCGAGCTGGGAATATGGCGTGCTGGTGCAGGTCCGCGACCTGAGCCGCGCACTGCGTAAAGACTTCGCCCGTTCGCAGTCGCAGTCCGCCGAAGATGCCGACCTGGCCAAGGCCGAGCCGCGTTTCAACTTCGACAACAAGAGTTGGGTGCTGCCGTCCAGTGAGTCCGAGTACCAGGAAGGCATCAATTCCCTGAGCCGCTATCAGGCGCGCCTGTCCGATCCGAACCAGAAGAGCGCGTTGTTCTATGCCCGCGCCGACAACCTGAACAACTGGCTGGGTGACGTCGGCACCCGTCTGGGCTCGCTGTCGCAACGGCTGTCGGCCAGTGTGGGCCGGGTCAAGCTCAACACTGCGCTGAAGACCGAGGTGGTGATGCCGGGCGTGGCGCCGCAAGTCGATGAAGAAATCGTCGAAACCCCATGGCTGCAGATCGACAACGTGTTCTACGAAGCTCGCGGCCAGGCCTGGGCCTTGTCGCACTTGCTGCGCGCCATCGAAGTCGACTTCGCCGATGTGCTGGCCAAGAAGAACGCTACGGTCAGCGTGCGCCAGATCATTCGTGAACTGGAAGCGTCGCAGGAGCCGGTGTGGAGCCCGATGATCCTCAATGGCAGCGGCTTCGGCGTACTGGCCAACCACTCGCTGGTCATGGCCAACTACATTTCCCGGGCCAACGCCGCGGTGATCGATTTGCGTCAATTGCTCAATCAGGGCTGA
- a CDS encoding NUDIX hydrolase: MVDNAREAAHRAASDAEQIAWVDEQDNLLGALVRSDLRERGLIGRGTYIMLFNSAGELCVHRRTLSKAIYPGFWDVAAGGMVLASETYAESAARELEEELGVSGVELTAHDHFFFEDTGNRLWCSAFSAVWDGPLILQPEEVLEARFIPIDQVMLEIEQKPYCPDSLAALKRYLKAQQSNVAKQL, from the coding sequence ATGGTCGATAACGCAAGGGAAGCCGCGCACCGTGCGGCCTCCGATGCCGAACAGATCGCCTGGGTCGACGAGCAGGACAACCTGCTCGGCGCCCTGGTCCGTTCCGATTTGCGCGAGCGCGGGCTGATCGGGCGCGGCACCTACATTATGTTGTTCAACTCCGCTGGCGAGTTGTGCGTGCACCGGCGCACCCTGAGCAAGGCAATCTATCCCGGATTCTGGGACGTGGCGGCGGGGGGCATGGTGCTCGCCAGTGAAACCTATGCCGAATCGGCGGCCAGGGAGCTGGAGGAAGAGCTGGGCGTGAGTGGCGTGGAACTGACCGCCCATGACCACTTCTTCTTCGAGGACACCGGCAATCGCCTGTGGTGTTCGGCGTTCTCTGCGGTGTGGGACGGCCCGTTGATCCTGCAACCGGAAGAGGTGCTCGAAGCGCGCTTTATCCCCATTGATCAGGTCATGCTGGAAATCGAGCAAAAGCCTTATTGCCCGGACTCACTGGCGGCGTTGAAGCGCTATCTGAAGGCTCAACAAAGCAACGTCGCAAAACAGCTATAA
- a CDS encoding translation initiation factor Sui1 translates to MAKKAASFAALGGLVFSTDAGRHCPECSKPVDACICKQTVIPAGDGIARVRRESKGRGGKTVTTITGVPLAEDALKDLATTLKKRCGTGGALKDGVIEIQGDHVELLLAELIKLGFKAKKSGG, encoded by the coding sequence GTGGCCAAAAAAGCCGCATCCTTCGCCGCCCTGGGCGGCCTGGTATTTTCCACCGACGCAGGTCGTCATTGCCCGGAATGCAGTAAACCGGTGGACGCCTGCATCTGCAAACAGACCGTTATCCCGGCCGGCGACGGCATCGCTCGCGTGCGTCGCGAAAGCAAGGGCCGTGGCGGCAAGACGGTGACCACCATCACCGGCGTGCCGTTGGCTGAAGACGCGCTCAAGGACCTGGCCACGACGTTGAAGAAACGTTGCGGTACCGGTGGGGCGCTGAAAGACGGTGTCATCGAAATCCAGGGCGATCATGTCGAGCTACTCTTGGCAGAGCTGATCAAGCTCGGTTTCAAAGCGAAGAAGTCCGGCGGCTAG
- the speA gene encoding arginine decarboxylase, with the protein MSVRRTRKDDGSQWTVADSRSVYGIRHWGAGYFAINDAGRVEVRPNGPSSSPIDLYEQVDQLRKSGLSLPLLVRFPDILQDRVRQLTGAFDANIERLEYQSKYTALYPIKVNQQEAVIENIIATQNVSIGLEAGSKPELLAVLALAPKGGTIVCNGYKDREFIRLALMGQKLGHNVFIVIEKESEVGLVIEEANSLKVKPQVGLRVRLSSLASSKWADTGGEKSKFGLSAAQLLSVVERFRAAGLDQGIRLLHFHMGSQIANLADYQHGFKEAIRYYGELRNLGLPVDHIDVGGGLGVDYDGTHSRNASSINYDMDDYAGVVVGMLKEFCDAQSLPHPNIFSESGRSLTAHHAMLVIQVTDVEKHNDDVPQIENKEALPETVQWLVDLLGPTDIEMVTETYWRATHYMSDVASQYADGKLTLAEKALAEQCYFAVCRRLHNSLKARQRSHRQVLDELNDKLADKYICNFSVFQSLPDTWAIDQVLPIIPLHRLDEEPLRRAVLQDLTCDSDGKINQYVDEQSIETSLPVHALNEGEDYLLGVFLVGAYQEILGDMHNLFGDTDSVNIYQNADGSVYHAGIETHDTIEDMLRYVHLSPEELMTHYRDKCANARISATERTQFLDALRLGLTRSSYLSS; encoded by the coding sequence ATGTCCGTACGACGCACACGCAAAGACGATGGCAGCCAATGGACAGTTGCGGACAGCCGCAGTGTTTACGGGATTCGCCATTGGGGGGCCGGGTATTTCGCGATCAATGACGCCGGTCGCGTCGAAGTTCGTCCGAACGGTCCGAGCAGTTCGCCTATCGACCTGTACGAGCAAGTCGACCAGCTGCGCAAAAGCGGCCTGTCCTTGCCGTTGCTGGTCCGTTTCCCGGACATCCTGCAAGACCGCGTGCGTCAGCTGACCGGCGCATTCGACGCCAACATCGAGCGTCTGGAATACCAGAGCAAGTACACCGCGCTGTACCCGATCAAGGTCAACCAGCAGGAAGCGGTGATCGAAAACATCATTGCCACCCAGAACGTATCCATCGGCCTGGAAGCCGGCTCCAAGCCTGAGTTGCTGGCGGTGCTGGCACTGGCGCCGAAGGGCGGCACCATCGTCTGCAACGGCTACAAGGACCGCGAATTCATTCGCCTGGCATTGATGGGCCAGAAGCTCGGCCACAACGTGTTCATCGTGATCGAGAAAGAATCCGAAGTCGGCCTGGTGATCGAAGAAGCCAACTCGCTCAAGGTCAAGCCTCAGGTCGGCCTGCGCGTGCGCCTGTCGTCCCTGGCATCGAGCAAGTGGGCGGACACCGGCGGCGAGAAATCCAAGTTCGGCCTGTCGGCGGCGCAACTGCTGTCGGTGGTCGAGCGTTTCCGCGCGGCGGGCCTGGACCAGGGCATTCGCCTGCTGCACTTCCACATGGGTTCGCAGATCGCCAACCTGGCGGACTATCAGCACGGTTTCAAGGAAGCGATCCGTTACTACGGCGAACTGCGCAACCTCGGCCTGCCGGTGGACCACATCGACGTCGGCGGTGGCCTGGGCGTGGACTACGACGGTACGCACTCGCGTAACGCCAGTTCGATCAACTACGACATGGACGACTATGCCGGCGTCGTGGTCGGGATGCTCAAGGAGTTCTGCGATGCGCAGAGCCTGCCACACCCGAACATCTTCTCCGAAAGCGGCCGTTCCCTGACCGCGCACCACGCCATGCTGGTGATCCAGGTGACCGACGTCGAGAAGCACAACGACGACGTGCCGCAGATCGAGAACAAGGAAGCACTGCCGGAAACCGTGCAGTGGCTGGTGGACCTGCTGGGTCCGACCGACATCGAGATGGTCACCGAAACCTACTGGCGCGCCACGCACTACATGAGCGATGTTGCCTCCCAGTACGCCGACGGCAAGCTGACCCTGGCCGAGAAAGCCCTGGCCGAGCAGTGCTACTTCGCCGTGTGCCGTCGCCTGCACAACTCGTTGAAGGCGCGCCAGCGTTCCCACCGCCAGGTGCTGGACGAACTCAACGACAAGCTGGCCGACAAGTACATCTGCAACTTCTCGGTGTTCCAGAGCCTGCCGGACACCTGGGCCATCGACCAGGTCCTGCCGATCATCCCGCTGCACCGTCTCGACGAAGAGCCGCTGCGTCGTGCGGTATTGCAGGATTTGACCTGCGACTCCGACGGCAAGATCAACCAGTATGTCGACGAGCAGAGCATCGAGACCAGCTTGCCGGTGCATGCGCTGAACGAAGGTGAAGACTACTTGCTGGGCGTGTTCCTGGTCGGTGCCTACCAGGAAATTCTTGGCGACATGCACAACCTGTTCGGTGACACCGACTCGGTGAACATCTACCAGAATGCCGATGGCAGCGTGTACCACGCCGGTATCGAAACCCACGACACCATCGAAGACATGCTGCGTTACGTGCACTTGTCGCCGGAAGAACTGATGACCCACTACCGCGACAAATGCGCCAATGCCCGCATCAGCGCCACCGAGCGCACGCAGTTCCTCGATGCCTTGCGTCTGGGGCTGACCCGTTCGTCTTACCTGTCTTCTTGA
- a CDS encoding contractile injection system protein, VgrG/Pvc8 family: MFNPVSEPSFRLDIAGLPDALDVLAFTGREAISEPFVFDLELLIEDPVLDLASLLYRPASLHFGPTGNHVHGQLHELVQRDHASGPRLCHVRLGPRLACLAQRFSQRIFSARSVPQILDQVLKEHGIAGKDRRLELSGEYLPQDFCTQYRESDLQFLQRLCAREGLHYHFEHRARGHCVVFGDDRQHFPTGEPVVVRSEGDRPAVRQFERQRCGGTAVQSAECRTDLTTLRSGRLMPLSGHPATDCNRLWLLTRVEHWGSQDTPTPYHNQARALQWPAPIEPTCAAVKPRMHGPQRAWVVEVDEPGPDPERPVPVQFDWLYQGEGATPSHCWLPLARQLQASTLSPLQEGTELVVSFVEGDPDQPQITGLLHAPTTVEETPQPACTHEEGLEQWLRSGEPLLMLCLLPGGGSFNHCAQALCTCRLATQLGQSSGA; the protein is encoded by the coding sequence ATGTTCAATCCAGTCAGCGAACCGTCATTTCGTCTGGATATAGCAGGTCTGCCCGACGCCTTGGATGTCCTGGCCTTTACCGGCAGAGAAGCCATCAGCGAGCCGTTCGTGTTCGACCTGGAACTGCTGATCGAAGACCCGGTGCTTGACCTTGCCAGTTTGCTGTACCGCCCGGCCTCGTTGCATTTCGGACCAACCGGAAACCACGTGCATGGACAATTGCATGAGCTCGTCCAGCGTGATCACGCCTCAGGCCCCCGACTCTGCCATGTGCGGCTGGGGCCAAGACTGGCTTGTCTGGCCCAGCGCTTCAGCCAACGAATCTTCAGTGCCCGCTCAGTGCCGCAAATCCTCGACCAGGTGCTCAAGGAGCACGGCATTGCCGGCAAGGATCGACGTCTGGAGCTAAGCGGTGAATACCTGCCTCAGGATTTTTGCACGCAATATCGAGAGTCAGACCTGCAATTTCTCCAGCGACTGTGCGCCCGGGAAGGGCTTCACTACCACTTCGAACACCGGGCCCGCGGGCACTGTGTAGTGTTTGGGGATGACCGGCAGCATTTTCCAACCGGCGAACCTGTGGTAGTGCGCAGCGAGGGCGATCGGCCGGCGGTGCGGCAGTTTGAGCGTCAGCGCTGCGGTGGGACAGCGGTGCAGAGCGCCGAATGCCGGACGGACCTGACGACCTTGCGCAGCGGTCGGCTGATGCCGTTGTCCGGTCATCCGGCTACCGATTGCAATCGGCTCTGGCTGCTGACCCGCGTTGAGCATTGGGGCAGTCAGGATACGCCGACGCCTTACCACAATCAGGCCCGAGCCCTGCAGTGGCCGGCACCCATCGAGCCAACCTGTGCGGCGGTCAAACCAAGGATGCATGGCCCGCAACGGGCGTGGGTGGTCGAGGTCGATGAGCCAGGCCCCGACCCGGAAAGGCCGGTACCGGTGCAATTCGACTGGCTTTATCAGGGCGAAGGGGCGACGCCCAGTCATTGCTGGCTGCCCCTGGCCAGGCAGTTGCAGGCTTCGACGTTATCGCCGTTGCAGGAAGGAACTGAGCTGGTCGTGAGTTTTGTTGAGGGCGATCCCGATCAACCGCAGATAACCGGGTTGCTGCATGCGCCGACAACGGTCGAGGAGACGCCCCAGCCCGCCTGCACCCATGAAGAGGGCCTGGAGCAATGGTTGCGCTCGGGGGAGCCATTACTGATGTTGTGCCTGCTGCCCGGTGGCGGCAGCTTCAACCATTGCGCACAGGCTTTGTGCACCTGTCGTCTGGCGACGCAGCTTGGCCAGAGCTCTGGAGCATGA
- a CDS encoding DUF4123 domain-containing protein, with the protein MIATRTPEIPPQWLLLDVPGTPQARVTLRQMFAQARWFGLFEGTEWHALHEQGPVLVDLRTCPALADLCIVDGQRWPGLLMVSEAGASSLLAHLRRMLTVTLGLHRALLSYYNPTTASYFFDACDAVELSRWLGPIHQLRWFGGSWADRAMGCEGWQRLSNPGLAVSPLAVEESLSAGQQGKLQTCLLEQHAWRWNRSTGVDFPRLWTHLQEGLALGFSERPVLDGWIWLRLQYPDAVPVQRLPGGTQQERLDSLRRLWQNGSPWP; encoded by the coding sequence ATGATCGCCACACGCACGCCCGAGATACCCCCTCAGTGGCTGTTGCTGGATGTGCCGGGCACGCCGCAGGCGCGTGTCACACTTCGGCAGATGTTTGCCCAGGCCCGATGGTTCGGGCTGTTCGAAGGTACGGAGTGGCATGCGCTGCATGAACAGGGGCCGGTCCTGGTCGATCTGCGCACCTGCCCGGCATTGGCGGATTTATGCATCGTCGACGGGCAACGCTGGCCCGGATTGCTGATGGTCAGCGAGGCTGGCGCTTCGTCGTTGCTGGCGCATTTGCGGCGCATGCTCACAGTCACGCTTGGCCTGCACCGGGCTCTTTTGAGTTACTACAACCCAACCACGGCCAGCTATTTTTTCGATGCCTGCGATGCCGTTGAACTGAGTCGCTGGCTAGGGCCTATCCACCAGTTGCGCTGGTTCGGCGGTAGTTGGGCCGACCGCGCGATGGGGTGTGAGGGCTGGCAGCGCTTGTCCAACCCGGGGTTGGCGGTCAGCCCGTTGGCAGTCGAGGAAAGCCTGAGCGCCGGGCAGCAGGGAAAATTGCAAACCTGCCTGCTGGAACAGCATGCCTGGCGCTGGAACCGATCCACCGGTGTCGATTTCCCCCGTCTGTGGACCCATTTGCAGGAAGGGCTGGCGTTGGGTTTCAGCGAGCGCCCGGTGCTCGATGGCTGGATATGGCTACGCCTGCAGTATCCCGATGCCGTGCCCGTGCAGCGGTTGCCGGGCGGGACTCAACAGGAACGACTCGATAGCCTGCGTCGCCTGTGGCAGAACGGCTCTCCCTGGCCGTGA
- a CDS encoding MATE family efflux transporter, producing MSNLTTDWRDRPTHRRVWALAAPMILSNISVPLVALVDSTVIGHLPHAHQLGAVAVGASLYTFLAWAMGFLRMGSTGFAAQAAGRGDGAALRQILLQGLLLAIGLAVVLGAVGVPLSGVALHFMQPSAELDQLTREFFHTRLFGLPAALASYALVGWFLGTQNARAPLAILLSTNLVNIALNLWFVLGLEWGVVGAARASVIAEWTGALIGLLMTRKALRAYPGHIVWAALALWQSWRPLLAVNRDIFIRSLALQSVFFLITVQGARLGDATVAANALLLNGLLLTAHALDGLAHAVEALCGHALGARDRDALRRSLVVAGGWSLLASLGFAALFLFAGHLFIEMQTDIQSVRDTAFIYLPYLAVLPLIAVWSYLLDGLFIGATRAREMRNGMLLTVALVLPFGWALQGGGNHGLWITFLLFMLLRSLTLGTIAWRLRRNDGWFAGGVH from the coding sequence ATGTCCAACCTGACCACCGACTGGCGCGACCGCCCTACCCATCGCCGGGTCTGGGCACTCGCCGCGCCGATGATTCTTTCGAACATTTCCGTACCGTTGGTGGCATTGGTCGACAGCACCGTCATCGGTCACCTGCCCCACGCCCATCAACTCGGCGCCGTCGCGGTCGGGGCCAGTCTGTACACCTTCCTCGCCTGGGCCATGGGCTTTCTGCGCATGGGCTCCACCGGGTTCGCCGCCCAGGCGGCCGGGCGCGGGGATGGCGCGGCCTTGCGGCAGATTCTGTTGCAAGGCCTGCTGCTCGCCATCGGCCTGGCCGTGGTGTTGGGGGCGGTGGGCGTGCCTTTAAGCGGGGTCGCGTTGCACTTCATGCAACCCTCGGCTGAGCTCGATCAACTGACCCGCGAGTTCTTCCACACCCGCCTGTTCGGCCTGCCGGCGGCGCTCGCCAGTTATGCACTGGTCGGCTGGTTTCTCGGCACCCAGAATGCCCGGGCGCCGCTGGCGATTTTGCTGAGCACCAACCTGGTCAACATTGCCCTGAACCTGTGGTTTGTCCTCGGCCTGGAATGGGGCGTGGTCGGCGCGGCCCGGGCCTCGGTGATTGCCGAATGGACCGGTGCACTGATCGGCTTGCTGATGACCCGCAAAGCCCTGCGCGCCTACCCCGGGCATATCGTCTGGGCAGCATTGGCGCTGTGGCAGAGTTGGCGGCCATTGCTGGCGGTCAACCGCGACATCTTCATTCGCAGCCTGGCGCTGCAATCGGTGTTCTTCCTGATCACGGTGCAAGGCGCACGACTGGGCGACGCCACGGTCGCGGCCAACGCCCTGCTGCTCAACGGGTTACTGCTGACCGCCCACGCCCTCGATGGCCTGGCCCACGCCGTCGAAGCCCTGTGCGGACATGCGCTTGGCGCCCGTGACCGCGATGCCCTGCGCCGCTCATTGGTGGTGGCCGGTGGCTGGTCGTTGCTGGCAAGCCTGGGCTTTGCCGCGCTGTTTCTGTTCGCCGGACATCTGTTCATCGAGATGCAGACCGACATTCAAAGTGTGCGCGACACCGCGTTCATCTACCTGCCCTACCTCGCCGTGCTGCCGCTGATTGCCGTCTGGAGTTACCTGCTCGACGGCCTGTTCATCGGCGCTACCCGCGCCCGGGAAATGCGCAACGGCATGTTGCTGACCGTGGCGCTGGTGCTGCCCTTCGGTTGGGCACTGCAAGGCGGGGGCAACCATGGCCTGTGGATAACCTTTCTGTTGTTCATGCTGCTGCGCAGTCTGACCCTCGGCACGATCGCCTGGCGCCTGCGTCGTAACGATGGCTGGTTTGCCGGCGGCGTTCACTGA
- a CDS encoding MazG-like family protein, giving the protein MNLVELTERLHAIRDRNDWRQFHSPKNLAMAASVEMSELVEIFQWLSEDQSRQLPADKLAHAGQEVGDIVLYLLLLCSELGLDMEAVVRSKLADSERRFS; this is encoded by the coding sequence ATGAACCTTGTTGAACTGACCGAACGCCTGCATGCCATCCGTGACCGCAATGACTGGCGGCAATTTCACAGCCCGAAAAACCTGGCCATGGCCGCGAGCGTGGAAATGTCCGAGCTGGTGGAGATTTTCCAGTGGCTGAGCGAAGACCAGTCACGCCAGTTGCCGGCGGACAAACTCGCCCACGCCGGGCAGGAAGTCGGTGACATCGTGCTTTATCTGCTGCTGTTGTGCAGCGAACTGGGCCTGGACATGGAAGCAGTAGTGCGCAGCAAACTGGCGGACAGCGAACGGAGGTTCAGCTAA
- a CDS encoding methyltransferase domain-containing protein — MSDRHFDQLATRFAEKIYGGAKGAIRLAVLQADLTEILPDRPLRVLDIGAGLGHMSLWLAQRGHQVTLAEPAEPMLEGARQRFAEAGQSATFIQAPWQELLGQLTEPYDLVLCHAVLEWLAEPHAILPVLHQLTKADGWLSLAFYNRDALIYRNLLKGHFRKMRKNDMAGEKQSLTPQQPLDPRELAAQLEGLWQVETMSGVRVFHDYMPVEFQARVELADLLEMELAHRRHPSFAGLGRYLHWICRPV; from the coding sequence ATGAGCGACCGTCATTTCGATCAACTGGCGACCCGTTTCGCCGAAAAAATCTACGGCGGTGCCAAAGGGGCGATCCGTCTGGCGGTGTTGCAGGCCGATCTGACCGAAATCCTGCCCGACCGGCCGCTACGTGTGCTCGACATCGGAGCCGGCCTTGGCCACATGTCGTTGTGGCTGGCCCAGCGCGGCCATCAGGTGACCCTCGCCGAGCCTGCCGAGCCGATGCTCGAAGGCGCCCGCCAACGTTTCGCCGAAGCCGGGCAGAGCGCCACGTTCATTCAGGCACCCTGGCAGGAACTGCTCGGGCAACTCACCGAACCCTACGACCTGGTGCTGTGCCACGCCGTGCTGGAATGGCTGGCCGAACCCCACGCCATCCTGCCGGTGCTGCATCAACTGACCAAGGCCGACGGCTGGCTGTCCCTGGCGTTCTACAACCGCGATGCGTTGATTTATCGCAACTTGCTCAAGGGCCATTTCCGCAAGATGCGCAAGAACGACATGGCCGGCGAAAAGCAGAGCCTGACCCCGCAACAGCCCCTTGATCCGCGCGAGCTGGCGGCGCAACTTGAAGGTCTGTGGCAGGTCGAAACCATGAGTGGCGTGCGGGTTTTTCACGATTACATGCCGGTGGAATTCCAGGCCCGCGTCGAGCTGGCGGACCTGCTGGAAATGGAGCTGGCCCACCGTCGTCATCCGAGCTTTGCCGGGCTTGGGCGTTATTTGCACTGGATCTGTCGGCCTGTCTGA
- a CDS encoding DUF4136 domain-containing protein, translating into MKSHSGVLVFCLGLAACQGSNPYVASSNPLPPAPPQAAKTFDRSAYPAAPRDYGRYRSWAWLDGHLPPGTAWADSAQIAEAVSNALDQRGLRPLHDNRPADLFVSADLRMETRLRQVQDDYYGGGYGGYNGYGPGYGGYATVPVVRTYQEQVVVVQVDMYDARSGQPVWSASAETGNRGSESERADAIREAVEKAMSAYPPS; encoded by the coding sequence ATGAAAAGTCATTCAGGTGTACTGGTGTTCTGCCTGGGGCTGGCTGCCTGTCAGGGCAGCAACCCCTATGTCGCCTCGTCCAACCCTTTGCCACCGGCGCCGCCCCAGGCCGCCAAGACCTTTGACCGCAGCGCTTACCCGGCAGCCCCTCGTGACTATGGGCGCTACCGCAGTTGGGCCTGGCTCGACGGGCATCTGCCACCGGGCACCGCCTGGGCCGACTCGGCGCAGATCGCCGAAGCGGTCAGCAATGCGCTGGATCAACGCGGCTTGCGCCCGCTGCACGACAATCGCCCGGCCGACCTGTTTGTCAGCGCCGACCTGCGGATGGAAACCCGTTTGCGCCAGGTTCAGGACGACTATTACGGCGGCGGTTATGGTGGCTACAACGGCTACGGCCCTGGATATGGCGGGTACGCCACCGTACCGGTTGTTCGTACCTATCAGGAGCAAGTCGTGGTGGTTCAGGTGGATATGTATGACGCCAGGAGCGGCCAGCCGGTGTGGAGCGCCAGCGCTGAAACCGGCAACCGGGGCAGCGAAAGCGAGCGGGCCGATGCCATACGGGAGGCTGTTGAAAAGGCAATGTCGGCGTATCCTCCTAGTTAG